A single genomic interval of Camelina sativa cultivar DH55 chromosome 11, Cs, whole genome shotgun sequence harbors:
- the LOC104721780 gene encoding uncharacterized protein LOC104721780, translating to MNSSAGNVRLTLMEVLELQKDLQVKRRKLEMVKQKRSTLKAEVRFLRRRYQHLNQDQTLEASPKMLRLSESGGGFEVPSGERKKHSSLRASVPCFDLKQKNKICNEKAALAKNASCDLEKKLKRSRRKDILTSLPDLNGEGNTSVTNKVPGFDLNQISREEEEREVNGENMVAEAMKNAMLDSRISDLPDNKRKLPICGDVEKELHRAVKRKVTWQDPVALTLSV from the exons ATGAACTCCTCTGCTGGCAATGTCCGATTAACCCTTATGGAGGTTTTGGAGTTGCAAAAG GACTTGCAAGTCAAAAGAAGGAAACTGGAGATGGTGAAACAAAAACGATCGACTCTCAAGGCAGAAGttag GTTCTTGAGACGTAGATACCAACACTTGAATCAAGACCAAACTCTTGAAGCATCTCCAAAGATGTTGAGGTTGTCAGAATCTGGTGGGGGTTTTGAGGTCCCAAGTGGTGAGAGAAAGAAGCACTCTAGTCTGAGAGCATCTGTCccttgttttgatttgaaacaGAAGAATAAAATTTGCAATGAGAAGGCAGCATTGGCTAAGAATGCAAGTTGTGACTTGgaaaagaagctaaaaaggAGCAGAAGAAAGGATATTTTGACTTCACTTCCTGACCTTAACGGAGAGGGAAACACTTCTGTCACCAACAAAGTCCCGGGCTTTGACCTTAACCAGATTTCG agagaagaagaagagcgggAAGTGAATGGTGAAAATATGGTCGCGGAAGCAATGAAGAATGCAATGCTTGATAGCAGAATCAGTGATCTACCTGACAACAAGAGAAAGTTACCGATTTGCGGAGATGTGGAGAAAGAGTTACATAGAGCAGTAAAGAGGAAGGTTACATGGCAAGATCCAGTGGCTTTAACTTTAAGTGTTTAA
- the LOC104721779 gene encoding putative F-box/LRR-repeat protein 19, with product MEVNDGQGKVEMGSGLCPDWSEMTRECLLDIFSRLSHEQRWIGPMLVSKSWMNACFDPSLNTIFDLETRFLSFPESINWWTPEFEDKVDSLLRSVVDRSQGGLTEIRVRHCTDRSLSYAAQRCPKLEVLCIKSCPNVTDASMEKIALNCLNLKELDISYSYGITHESFIMLGRNCQNLKILKRNLLPRLGPDLPTIVAPLDYLATFPRYGNIEAKIIGRYMPQLKHLEIQYSTLTARGLDSICKGCSNLEYLDLSGCISLNKRDITTCTSSLKNLREIYKPDFNPSIAILRRPRPGNPREE from the exons ATGGAAGTCAACGACGGCCAAGGAAAGGTGGAGATGGGTTCAGGACTCTGTCCTGACTGGTCTGAGATGACACGGGAATGCCTTCTCGACATCTTCTCACGGCTGAGCCATGAACAGAGATGGATCGGACCGATGCTGGTCAGCAAGAGTTGGATGAACGCATGCTTTGATCCATCACTCAACACCATCTTCGATCTCGAAACTCGGTTTTTATCGTTCCCGGAGTCGATCAACTGGTGGACTCCCGAGTTTGAGGATAAAGTCGATTCCTTATTACGATCTGTTGTTGATCGGAGCCAAGGTGGACTCACAGAGATTCGTGTCAGACACTGTACAGATCGCTCTCTATCTTACGCCGCTCAGAG GTGCCCTAAACTCGAGGTACTTTGTATCAAGAGCTGCCCAAATGTTACAGATGCATCAATGGAGAAGATAGCCTTAAACTGTTTAAATCTTAAAGAACTTGATATAAGCTACTCTTACGGTATAACTCACGAGTCTTTCATCATGTTGGGGAGAAACTGCCAAAATCTGAAGATTCTCAAACGGAATTTGTTGCCCCGGTTAGGTCCTGACCTGCCTACAATTGTCGCGCCACTAGACTATCTGGCTACGTTTCCTAGATACGGCAATATAGAGGCTAAAATAATTGGGAGATACATGCCACAGCTCAAGCATTTGGAGATTCAATACTCCACTTTGACTGCTAGAGGTCTTGACTCGATTTGTAAGGGATGTTCGAATCTAGAGTACCTGGACTTAAGCGGATGTATATCCTTGAACAAAAGGGATATAACCACATGTACCTCAAGCTTGAAGAATTTGAGGGAGATCTATAAGCCGGACTTCAATCCTTCCATTGCTATTTTACGCCGTCCAAGGCCAGGTAATCCAAGAGAAGAATGA
- the LOC104721778 gene encoding putative F-box/LRR-repeat protein 19: protein MEVNDGQGKVEMGSRLCPDWSEMTRECLLDIFSRLSHEQRWIGPMLVSKNWMNACFDPSLNTIFDLETRFLSFPESINWWTPEFEYNVDSFLRSVIDRSQGGLTEIRVRHCTDRSLSYASERCPKLEVLWIKSCPNVTDASMMNIASNCRNLKEVDISYSYGLSHESLTMLGRNCKNLKTLKRNQYPRLNPHMPTIIAPLDYLARYSKYGNVEAEIIARHMPQLKHLEFRYSTLTAQGLASVCEGCQDLEYMDLYGCIYLRSEEITTCTSSLNNLKEINKPNFMFPMAILRMSRPGNPRDE from the exons ATGGAAGTCAACGACGGCCAAGGAAAGGTGGAGATGGGTTCAAGACTCTGTCCTGACTGGTCTGAGATGACTCGGGAATGCCTTCTCGACATCTTCTCACGACTGAGCCATGAACAGAGATGGATCGGACCGATGCTGGTCAGCAAGAACTGGATGAACGCATGCTTTGATCCATCACTCAACACCATCTTTGATCTCGAAACTCGGTTTTTATCGTTCCCGGAGTCGATCAACTGGTGGACTCCCGAGTTTGAGTATAACGTCGATTCCTTTTTACGATCTGTTATTGATCGGAGCCAAGGTGGACTCACAGAGATTCGTGTCAGGCACTGTACTGATCGCTCTCTATCTTACGCCTCTGAGAG GTGTCCTAAACTTGAGGTACTTTGGATTAAGAGCTGTCCAAATGTTACAGATGCATCGATGATGAATATAGCCTCCAACTGTCGAAACCTTAAAGAAGTTGATATAAGCTACTCTTATGGTTTATCTCACGAGTCTCTGACAATGTTGGGGAGGAACTGCAAGAATCTCAAGACTCTTAAACGGAATCAATATCCCCGGCTTAATCCCCACATGCCTACAATTATCGCGCCACTCGACTATCTGGCTCGATATTCCAAATACGGGAATGTGGAGGCGGAGATAATTGCGAGACACATGCCTCAGCTCAAGCACCTGGAGTTTCGATACTCCACATTGACTGCTCAAGGTCTTGCCTCGGTTTGTGAAGGTTGTCAGGATCTAGAGTACATGGACTTATACGGGTGTATATACTTGAGAAGCGAGGAGATAACTACGTGTACCTCGAGCTTGAACAATTTGAAGGAGATCAATAAGCCTAATTTCATGTTCCCTATGGCTATTCTACGCATGTCAAGACCGGGAAATCCCAGAGATGAATGA